From the genome of Haloplanus natans DSM 17983:
AGTCTGGGCGATAAAAACCGGTGAGACACGGTTTCTGCAGAACTTTGACGACCGCCCCGCGACTGACTGGGCCGAGATCGCCTCCGGATACAATTACCGAAGCGGCGCAGCCCTCCCGCTGGTGTACGACAATATCTCCTACGGGGTACTGGCAGTGTATCACGATCAGAGTGGTCGGTTCGATGCCACTGAGCAGCGACTGCTCGAAGAGCTAGCAGATACAATCGCGTTTGCGATCCATAGTCAGGAAACACAGGGAGCACTCGCTTCAGACCAGACGGTCGAGGTCACTATCCAACTGCAGATGGGATACTATCTCATCGATTTGGCACGCGATGGCGTCTTTGACGCCGAGGCGAGAGTTTCGGGAACCGTATTGGTCGATGAAAATACTGTTATCCAGTACCTCGAAGTTGACGGTGATCCAGAGGACGGTATTCAGGATGCACTCGCTACACATCCGGATATCCAGGATGTGTCACCCATATCTGAGGAACCACAGGATCGGTTGGAAGTAACTGTGAGTGGCCAGCCCCCGGAAGCGCGACTAGCCTCCCAGGGCGTTGTGGTGAACACAACGTCTGTCAAGACGAACGGGGCAACAATCACCTTCGAACTACAGAACAAAAATGACGTTCGTTCGACCGTCCAACCGCTAGAAGACAGGTTCGGGACAGTCACTGTTCAGTCAATCATTGAACGCGAACAACAGGCTGACAACAGTCGGCGACAGGTGGGAACAAACACACTCACTGAGAAACAGCTGGCAGCACTCAAAGCAGCCTACTATCACGATTACTTCAACCAACCCCGCGGGAGTTCTGCCACTGCTATCGCCGAGTCCCTGGATATTAGTCACTCTACATTTCTCCGGCACCTCCGAGCTGCCCAAGGCAAACTGTTTAGCGCAAAATTCGGGTAAAATACAAATTTGGAATTTGTTGAAATAAGATGTGCTACCATGTTATAAATCGCATAAAATAAGAGGATATTTACATCGTCCCACAACCACACTACAATAATGGGGGCGAGCATAGCAGGATCGTGGATTATCTTTGGATACACCGCTATCCACGTTATTAGCGTCGGGCTAACGCTTGGTTTGGCAGTGTATACTGCTCGCAACTACTGGACCAAACAACTCGGTCGGGTATTTACTGCGTTGCTTGCGGCGGCAACTATCTGGGCTGCTGGATCACTGGTCCGATTATTCGTCTCGGATATCGATATCTTCGTCGCCATTACTGCGTTCAAATACATCGGCATTACCGGGACCCCGGTGGTGTTTGTCCTGTTCGCCCTACTCTACGATGGGAAATCACAGTGGGTCACACGGCCCGTCATCGTCGCTCTGTCTGTGCTACCCGTACTTACTGTTCTGGTCGTTGTGACAACACAAATGCATGGCTTGTTCTACAGTGGCTATACGACAACAACGGTAGACGGGGTTGCTATTTTTTCTATAGAGGCTGTTGGACCGTGGTATTGGCTGTTTGCCATCTTCAGCTGGACACTGATGACCGTTGGGTCAGGCCTGCTTATTCACGCTGGTCTCAAGCGTTCCAAGCCCTACCGGCTACAGTTGCTCGTCCTCCTGCCTGCTATTGGGATTTCGTGGACCACTAACATCCTCTACGTGGTCTGGAGTTGGCCACATCCTGCTCTCGATCCGACCCCAATCGGATTCGCTGCAACCAGTCTCCTGCTTGGATACGGGCTGTTTTCCACACAACTTGTCGATATATCCCCCACTGCGCGATCACTGGTGTTTGAGGTAACCGACAACCCAGTACTCGTTGTGAATCAAACCGACCGTATCGTCGATGCCAACGATGCGGCCCAACCGCTGTTGTCGGATGATGATATAGTCGGAAACGAACTGACACAAGCTCTCATTGGCGATCTCGCCGAACAAATTGCGTCCGATTCAGACACTGTCGAAATTGCCACGGGCCAAAGATTGCGCCACTATCGGTATCGAGAGCGATCTGACCCGGACAAACTGGATGGACGAGTGCTCATTTTCACCGAAATTACTAAGTTGCAAAACACGCAGGAAGCCACAGAACAGGCCCATGAACAACTTCGTCAGATCATCGATCTTGTCCCCGACCCACTCTATGTGAAGACACTGGACGATGAGGTACTCCTCTCCAATGCGGCGAATGCCGAGTTACACGGATTGATACCGGAAACAATGGAAGGAACACGCGAAGAAACAATCGAGTCAGATGTCGAAAATATTGAAAACTTCGATAAATATCAGCAGCGAGAAATTGAGGTGATCGAAACCGGCAACCCCTTGACCCATGAAGAGACCCTCGTTGGTCCCAACGGTAACAAACACACGTTCCGAACAACGAGAATTCCATTTAAAACTGCACGAAAAGCCGAAGACGCGGTTCTGGGCTACGCCCGTGACATAACCGAGATTAAAGAATACGAGCGGGAGCTTGAAGAGGCCAAGCAAAACCTCGAAGAATCACACGAGCAGATCGAACAGACAAATGAAGAATTAGAGACGCTCAACCGGATTCTCCGTCATGATATCCGTAATGACGTGGTGGTCATGTCCCGGCTGGGAGCAGAACTCGAACAACACGTCGACAAAGATGGAGCGGAACTGTTAGAGCAATTGTTGGACCGTGGTGAACACATCAGGAATCTCACGACAGGGCTCCGGGATCTGATGCGGACAGTGCTTGATGAGACCTGCGACCTGAGACCGGTGCGACTCGATGCAACTCTTGAATCTGAGGTCAGAGACATCACTCGGAGTTACGAAGATGCCGTTGTCACCATAGAAGATGTTCCCCGTGTACACGTCCAGGCAAATCAGATGCTGTCATCGGTCTTCCGGAATCTTCTCGAAAACGCCATACTACATAATGATAGTGAGATCCCCGAGGTAACTGTGTCGGCACAGGAGCGAACAGACCGAGTTGAGGTCCGGATCAGTGACAACGGCCCGGGTGTGCCTGAAGACATCAGAGAAGATATCTTCGGAAAGGGTGAGAAGGGACTTGATAGCAAGGGGACGGGAATTGGACTCTATCTCGTCACTCAACTGCTGGATGACTACGGTGGCGAGGCCTGGATTGAAGACAACGATCCCACTGGGGCTACTTTTGTTGTTGAACTACTCCAGGAGTCGCCGACGGAACGACACTCGGTTGAGGTGTGATTCAGTGCTGTGCGACAACAGATGGGCACATGTGCATACCGAAACTAAGTGGATATGGTACAATAGTATGACCCATTCAGCGGTTACACCAAGACATACGGTGTAATCAAGCTGTACAAACCGAAGATATGCTAGGAGACAACAACGGAACGGTCACCAGAACCGACACACAGGGAGCTCTGTTGAGTGAGAGGGAATGATCTATCATCAGCGGTCACCAATCCGTGTTCTCCACGTGGACGATACCCCACGACTCGTCGAAACGGGCAGGCGACAGTTAGAGCAGTACGATGACCGGATTGAAGTCGACTCCGCACAAAGTGCGGCCGAGGCGCTGAAGCAGCTTGCTGATGAGCAAATAGACTGTCTCATCTCGGATTACTCGATGCCCGGGACAAATGGGGTCGAATTTCTGCAGACCGTCCGCGAAGAGTGGCCAACATTACCGTTCATCCTCTATACAAGTAGTCAATCTGAAACGATGATAACTGAGGCACTCGCGGCGGGGATGACCGATTACGTCCAAAAGCGGGGTGGAACGGCGAATCTGAAGGTTCTTGGACACAAAATCGTGAGCGCAGTCGAAGCGCGGCGGCTTTCGCAAACCCAAAAACAGCTCCTCAGCGGAATAGAAGCAATCGATGTTGGTGTCGGTATCCTCAACAAACACGATCAGGTTGTCTACGCGAACAATTCCTTTCTCAAGTATCTTGAGGCCGACGAACAGGGGCTCCGAGGGACACAACTAGCACTACTTCTGGGGTTTAGGCTGGAAACAAGGAGATCTGGGCAGAAACATCGACGAGGCCGGCGCAACTCGTCGCGATCTGCTCCGGTTTGACGAAACTTCAACTCAGATTCGACGCTCCAACTCTCGTTTGAGAGTAACGTGTGCTTCAGGCGGAAAAACTGGAGGAGAGTGCCACATAGAACCGACGTGTGAGCAGTGCTGCCGCTCACAAGCGGCAGGCACTGCGTTGGCTGCCAGTTTACAGATCAGGGATACGCCAGTCAGTGAATCCCTGTAACATCTCCTCAGCTGCGTCGGTTGCCGTCTGCCGGTCGAAGTTCAGGTTCTCCATCAGTTGCTGGATCGCCGCTTCGCGGACGATCCGCTGCATTACGTCCTTGAAGGACGGTAGGTTGTGTTCAGTCTCCAGACGATGAGTTGCAATGAACGCATGAGCTAACATCACAACCGCAAGATGGCGATGGAATCCATCCCAACTTCGTCCTTGGAATTCATCAGCTCCAAGGTGCTGTTTGATATCTTGGTGGAACCGTTCAATGGACCACCGCAGGTGCGTCCATTGAACCAGTTCTTCGAGCGAAGACTCGTCGAGATCCCAGCAAATCCATGCCTTGAGACTCACCGTTGAGTCATCCTCGTCCTCATCAGTTTTCTCAATCAGCAACCAACCGGTTTCTTCGCCAACTTCACAGTCAGCCCTATCGGTAACAACACGTACACGCGTGCGGTAGAACTCTCCGCTCAGCGTTTCTTTCGTCCCTTTTGCCCAGTCGATGTGTTCCCATTCCAGATCAGTTTCGTTGTCTTCGACCTTGTGAGCGAGATCTTCTGGAGAGAAGATCTCCCCGTCTTCTGAAATCTCCCAGCGAGTCTCATCGGGATCACCTGATCCCGATTCAGACTCTTCCTCCAGTGGTGTCTCTTCGTCAACGACTGGAAACTTCGATGGGACAAGTTCCAGCGCGTAGGGACTATCCTGGCTCCGTAGTCTGTGGCGGAGTTTGGGTGATTTGCCGAAATTGCTGTCACCGAGAACACAGCCGAAGTCGAGGCCGCTGTTAGCGGCCTCTTCGACCAGATCACCGCCGATTTCGTGTTTTGATTGGTACTCAAGATCCTCAGGAATTCCAGCGTTTTCCCGCCGTTGAGCGTACTGTTGCTGTTGTTGGCTGCTGTCGTAGACGGATGAATCGTCTCCAATCCACTTTTTGGGCGTGAACAGTCGCATTCCAAGTGGCCAACTGACTTGATCTGCGTTGCGGTGCTGTCCTGGTGAGGCGAGAGTGAGGTTAACGGTCACTTGGCAGTTATCCATTTTCCCGGTTGCACCGCACCATTGATGGCCAACACCGACGCTGTCGTGTCCTTGTTTGGGGATTCCCATCCCGTCAAGAATAAGCACAGAGGCGGCTCCCTGAGCCGCCTCGGGCACTGTTTGTCGGAGTTG
Proteins encoded in this window:
- a CDS encoding response regulator; translated protein: MDDTPRLVETGRRQLEQYDDRIEVDSAQSAAEALKQLADEQIDCLISDYSMPGTNGVEFLQTVREEWPTLPFILYTSSQSETMITEALAAGMTDYVQKRGGTANLKVLGHKIVSAVEARRLSQTQKQLLSGIEAIDVGVGILNKHDQVVYANNSFLKYLEADEQGLRGTQLALLLGFRLETRRSGQKHRRGRRNSSRSAPV
- a CDS encoding sensor histidine kinase, producing MGASIAGSWIIFGYTAIHVISVGLTLGLAVYTARNYWTKQLGRVFTALLAAATIWAAGSLVRLFVSDIDIFVAITAFKYIGITGTPVVFVLFALLYDGKSQWVTRPVIVALSVLPVLTVLVVVTTQMHGLFYSGYTTTTVDGVAIFSIEAVGPWYWLFAIFSWTLMTVGSGLLIHAGLKRSKPYRLQLLVLLPAIGISWTTNILYVVWSWPHPALDPTPIGFAATSLLLGYGLFSTQLVDISPTARSLVFEVTDNPVLVVNQTDRIVDANDAAQPLLSDDDIVGNELTQALIGDLAEQIASDSDTVEIATGQRLRHYRYRERSDPDKLDGRVLIFTEITKLQNTQEATEQAHEQLRQIIDLVPDPLYVKTLDDEVLLSNAANAELHGLIPETMEGTREETIESDVENIENFDKYQQREIEVIETGNPLTHEETLVGPNGNKHTFRTTRIPFKTARKAEDAVLGYARDITEIKEYERELEEAKQNLEESHEQIEQTNEELETLNRILRHDIRNDVVVMSRLGAELEQHVDKDGAELLEQLLDRGEHIRNLTTGLRDLMRTVLDETCDLRPVRLDATLESEVRDITRSYEDAVVTIEDVPRVHVQANQMLSSVFRNLLENAILHNDSEIPEVTVSAQERTDRVEVRISDNGPGVPEDIREDIFGKGEKGLDSKGTGIGLYLVTQLLDDYGGEAWIEDNDPTGATFVVELLQESPTERHSVEV
- a CDS encoding IS701 family transposase: MKELAHDHGDAAGFLRKYQACFATRADGSSWPNWETTWQRGAQYFRGLIRPGSNKSVAGIASMVDLKQEKLERFVRESAWEYENVEDQLRQTVPEAAQGAASVLILDGMGIPKQGHDSVGVGHQWCGATGKMDNCQVTVNLTLASPGQHRNADQVSWPLGMRLFTPKKWIGDDSSVYDSSQQQQQYAQRRENAGIPEDLEYQSKHEIGGDLVEEAANSGLDFGCVLGDSNFGKSPKLRHRLRSQDSPYALELVPSKFPVVDEETPLEEESESGSGDPDETRWEISEDGEIFSPEDLAHKVEDNETDLEWEHIDWAKGTKETLSGEFYRTRVRVVTDRADCEVGEETGWLLIEKTDEDEDDSTVSLKAWICWDLDESSLEELVQWTHLRWSIERFHQDIKQHLGADEFQGRSWDGFHRHLAVVMLAHAFIATHRLETEHNLPSFKDVMQRIVREAAIQQLMENLNFDRQTATDAAEEMLQGFTDWRIPDL